One part of the Arabidopsis thaliana chromosome 1 sequence genome encodes these proteins:
- the RALF1 gene encoding rapid alkalinization factor 1 (rapid alkalinization factor 1 (RALF1); CONTAINS InterPro DOMAIN/s: Rapid ALkalinization Factor (InterPro:IPR008801); BEST Arabidopsis thaliana protein match is: ralf-like 33 (TAIR:AT4G15800.1); Has 267 Blast hits to 267 proteins in 20 species: Archae - 0; Bacteria - 0; Metazoa - 0; Fungi - 2; Plants - 265; Viruses - 0; Other Eukaryotes - 0 (source: NCBI BLink).): protein MDKSFTLFLTLTILVVFIISSPPVQAGFANDLGGVAWATTGDNGSGCHGSIAECIGAEEEEMDSEINRRILATTKYISYQSLKRNSVPCSRRGASYYNCQNGAQANPYSRGCSKIARCRS from the coding sequence ATGGACAAGTCCTTTACTCTGTTCTTAACTCTTACGATTCtcgtcgtcttcatcatctcttcaCCTCCGGTCCAAGCCGGCTTCGCCAACGACCTCGGTGGTGTAGCATGGGCTACGACTGGAGACAATGGTTCAGGCTGCCACGGTTCAATAGCAGAGTGTATCGGggcggaggaagaagaaatggacTCAGAGATCAATAGAAGAATATTGGCGACCACAAAATACATAAGCTATCAGTCTTTGAAACGGAACAGTGTGCCTTGTTCAAGAAGAGGTGCGTCTTATTACAATTGTCAGAACGGAGCTCAGGCTAATCCTTATAGTCGTGGTTGCAGCAAAATTGCTCGTTGCAGGAGTTAG
- the LPA1 gene encoding tetratricopeptide repeat (TPR)-containing protein (LOW PSII ACCUMULATION1 (LPA1); FUNCTIONS IN: binding; INVOLVED IN: photosystem II oxygen evolving complex assembly; LOCATED IN: chloroplast; EXPRESSED IN: 22 plant structures; EXPRESSED DURING: 13 growth stages; CONTAINS InterPro DOMAIN/s: Protein of unknown function DUF3493 (InterPro:IPR021883), Tetratricopeptide-like helical (InterPro:IPR011990), Tetratricopeptide repeat-containing (InterPro:IPR013026), Tetratricopeptide repeat (InterPro:IPR019734); BEST Arabidopsis thaliana protein match is: unknown protein (TAIR:AT4G28740.1); Has 201 Blast hits to 200 proteins in 49 species: Archae - 3; Bacteria - 57; Metazoa - 0; Fungi - 0; Plants - 127; Viruses - 0; Other Eukaryotes - 14 (source: NCBI BLink).), which yields MAVATAPSLNRHFPRRISNLYSRVKQRRPWLPPGDATLFNSRRNWDSHLFVYASSSSSPSSSPPSPNSPTDDLTAELCVNTGLDLFKRGRVKDALVQFETALSLAPNPIESQAAYYNKACCHAYRGEGKKAVDCLRIALRDYNLKFATILNDPDLASFRALPEFKELQEEARLGGEDIGDNFRRDLKLISEVRAPFRGVRKFFYFAFAAAAGISMFFTVPRLVQAIRGGDGAPNLLETTGNAAINIGGIVVMVSLFLWENKKEEEQMVQITRDETLSRLPLRLSTNRVVELVQLRDTVRPVILAGKKETVTLAMQKADRFRTELLRRGVLLVPVVWGERKTPEIEKKGFGASSKAATSLPSIGEDFDTRAQSVVAQSKLKGEIRFKAETVSPGEWERWIRDQQISEGVNPGDDVYIILRLDGRVRRSGRGMPDWAEISKELPPMDDVLSKLER from the exons ATGGCTGTGGCTACAGCTCCGTCGCTAAACCGCCATTTCCCCCGCCGCATCTCGAACCTTTACTCGAGAGTTAAGCAACGAAGGCCATGGCTGCCACCAGGAGACGCGACCCTTTTCAATTCTCGCCGGAATTGGGATTCCCATCTGTTTGTTTacgcttcctcttcttcttctccgtcgtcGTCGCCTCCGTCTCCAAATTCACCGACGGATGATCTCACGGCAGAGTTGTGCGTCAATACTGGTCTTGATCTCTTTAAGAGAGGACGG GTGAAAGATGCTCTTGTTCAGTTTGAAACTGCACTGAGTTTGGCTCCAAATCCTATTGAGTCACAAGCTGCTTACTATAACAAAGCATGTTGTCATGCTTACCG GGGCGAAGGAAAAAAAGCTGTGGATTGCTTGCGAATTGCGTTGAGAGATTATAATCTGAAGTTTGCCACGATTCTTAACGATCCTGATTTAGCATCCTTTCGCGCATTACCCGAGTTTAAGGAGCTGCAAGAAGAG GCTAGGTTAGGCGGGGAAGATATTGGCGATAATTTCCGGAGAGATCTGAAACTTATCAGTGAAGTACGAGCACCGTTTCGTGGCGTTAgaaaattcttttattttgcatttGCAGCAGCAGCGGGTATCTCAATGTTCTTTACCGTACCAAGACTGGTTCAGGCAATTAGAGGCGGTGATGGTGCTCCAAATCTTCTGGAAACTACGGGAAATGCTGCAATTAACATTGGAG GTATTGTTGTTATGGTTTCATTGTTCCTTTgggaaaacaagaaagaggaagaacaaaTGGTTCAAATAACTCGAGACGAAACTCTTTCCCGGTTGCCTCTACGCCTGTCAACCAACCGCGTTGTTGAACTTGTGCAGCTAAGGGATACAGTTCGACCT GTTATTCTAGCTGGGAAAAAAGAGACTGTTACACTTGCGATGCAAAAAGCAGATAGGTTCAGAACCGAGCTCCTAAGACGAGGTGTTCTCTTAGTTCCTGTGGTATGGGGTGAACGCAAAACACCGGAAATCgagaaaaaaggttttggaGCTTCTTCAAAGGCAGCTACATCTCTTCCTTCAATTGGG GAAGATTTTGATACACGGGCTCAATCGGTTGTAGCCCAATCGAAGCTGAAAGGTGAAATCAGGTTCAAGGCCGAGACTGTTTCGCCTGGTGAATGGGAAAG gTGGATAAGAGATCAACAGATATCTGAAGGAGTTAACCCGGGCGATGATGTGTACATCATACTGCGGTTAGATGGTCGAGTCCGCAGATCGGGTAGA GGGATGCCGGATTGGGCTGAGATATCGAAGGAGTTACCGCCAATGGATGACGTTCTCAGCAAGTTAGAAAGATGA
- the LPA1 gene encoding tetratricopeptide repeat (TPR)-containing protein, which translates to MAVATAPSLNRHFPRRISNLYSRVKQRRPWLPPGDATLFNSRRNWDSHLFVYASSSSSPSSSPPSPNSPTDDLTAELCVNTGLDLFKRGRVKDALVQFETALSLAPNPIESQAAYYNKACCHAYRGEGKKAVDCLRIALRDYNLKFATILNDPDLASFRALPEFKELQEEARLGGEDIGDNFRRDLKLISEVRAPFRGVRKFFYFAFAAAAGISMFFTVPRLVQAIRGGDGAPNLLETTGNAAINIGGIVVMVSLFLWENKKEEEQMVQITRDETLSRLPLRLSTNRVVELVQLRDTVRPVILAGKKETVTLAMQKADRFRTELLRRGVLLVPVVWGERKTPEIEKKGFGASSKAATSLPSIGVTKRFCL; encoded by the exons ATGGCTGTGGCTACAGCTCCGTCGCTAAACCGCCATTTCCCCCGCCGCATCTCGAACCTTTACTCGAGAGTTAAGCAACGAAGGCCATGGCTGCCACCAGGAGACGCGACCCTTTTCAATTCTCGCCGGAATTGGGATTCCCATCTGTTTGTTTacgcttcctcttcttcttctccgtcgtcGTCGCCTCCGTCTCCAAATTCACCGACGGATGATCTCACGGCAGAGTTGTGCGTCAATACTGGTCTTGATCTCTTTAAGAGAGGACGG GTGAAAGATGCTCTTGTTCAGTTTGAAACTGCACTGAGTTTGGCTCCAAATCCTATTGAGTCACAAGCTGCTTACTATAACAAAGCATGTTGTCATGCTTACCG GGGCGAAGGAAAAAAAGCTGTGGATTGCTTGCGAATTGCGTTGAGAGATTATAATCTGAAGTTTGCCACGATTCTTAACGATCCTGATTTAGCATCCTTTCGCGCATTACCCGAGTTTAAGGAGCTGCAAGAAGAG GCTAGGTTAGGCGGGGAAGATATTGGCGATAATTTCCGGAGAGATCTGAAACTTATCAGTGAAGTACGAGCACCGTTTCGTGGCGTTAgaaaattcttttattttgcatttGCAGCAGCAGCGGGTATCTCAATGTTCTTTACCGTACCAAGACTGGTTCAGGCAATTAGAGGCGGTGATGGTGCTCCAAATCTTCTGGAAACTACGGGAAATGCTGCAATTAACATTGGAG GTATTGTTGTTATGGTTTCATTGTTCCTTTgggaaaacaagaaagaggaagaacaaaTGGTTCAAATAACTCGAGACGAAACTCTTTCCCGGTTGCCTCTACGCCTGTCAACCAACCGCGTTGTTGAACTTGTGCAGCTAAGGGATACAGTTCGACCT GTTATTCTAGCTGGGAAAAAAGAGACTGTTACACTTGCGATGCAAAAAGCAGATAGGTTCAGAACCGAGCTCCTAAGACGAGGTGTTCTCTTAGTTCCTGTGGTATGGGGTGAACGCAAAACACCGGAAATCgagaaaaaaggttttggaGCTTCTTCAAAGGCAGCTACATCTCTTCCTTCAATTGGGGTAACGAAAAGATTCTgtctttga
- the GSTF7 gene encoding glutathione S-transferase 7 (glutathione S-transferase 7 (GSTF7); FUNCTIONS IN: glutathione transferase activity, copper ion binding, cobalt ion binding, glutathione binding; INVOLVED IN: defense response to fungus, incompatible interaction, response to cadmium ion, response to salt stress, defense response to bacterium, toxin catabolic process; LOCATED IN: nucleus, vacuole, cytoplasm; EXPRESSED IN: root, cultured cell, leaf; EXPRESSED DURING: seedling growth; CONTAINS InterPro DOMAIN/s: Thioredoxin fold (InterPro:IPR012335), Glutathione S-transferase, C-terminal (InterPro:IPR004046), Glutathione S-transferase, C-terminal-like (InterPro:IPR010987), Glutathione S-transferase/chloride channel, C-terminal (InterPro:IPR017933), Glutathione S-transferase, N-terminal (InterPro:IPR004045), Thioredoxin-like fold (InterPro:IPR012336); BEST Arabidopsis thaliana protein match is: glutathione S-transferase 6 (TAIR:AT1G02930.2); Has 10685 Blast hits to 10678 proteins in 1256 species: Archae - 0; Bacteria - 5560; Metazoa - 1482; Fungi - 785; Plants - 1082; Viruses - 0; Other Eukaryotes - 1776 (source: NCBI BLink).), with product MAGIKVFGHPASTATRRVLIALHEKNLDFEFVHIELKDGEHKKEPFIFRNPFGKVPAFEDGDFKLFESRAITQYIAHFYSDKGNQLVSLGSKDIAGIAMGIEIESHEFDPVGSKLVWEQVLKPLYGMTTDKTVVEEEEAKLAKVLDVYEHRLGESKYLASDKFTLVDLHTIPVIQYLLGTPTKKLFDERPHVSAWVADITSRPSAKKVL from the exons ATGGCAGGAATCAAAGTTTTCGGTCACCCAGCTTCCACAGCCACTAGAAGAGTTCTCATCGCTCTTCACGAGAAGAATCTCGACTTTGAATTCGTTCATATCGAGCTCAAAGATGGTGAACACAAGAAAGAGCCTTTCATCTTCCGCAAC CCTTTTGGTAAAGTTCCAGCCTTTGAAGATGGAGACTTCAAGCTTTTCG AATCAAGAGCAATCACTCAATACATAGCTCATTTTTACTCAGACAAAGGAAACCAACTTGTCTCCCTTGGCTCCAAGGACATTGCGGGCATAGCCATGGGCATTGAAATTGAATCGCATGAGTTTGACCCAGTTGGTTCAAAGCTTGTTTGGGAGCAAGTCTTAAAGCCTTTGTATGGTATGACCACAGACAAAAccgttgttgaagaagaagaggctaAGCTAGCCAAGGTCCTCGATGTTTACGAACACAGGCTTGGTGAGTCCAAGTATTTGGCTTCTGATAAATTCACTTTGGTCGATCTTCACACTATCCCTGTGATTCAGTACTTGCTTGGTACACCAACTAAGAAACTCTTTGACGAGCGTCCACATGTCAGTGCTTGGGTTGCTGACATCACTTCTAGGCCTTCTGCTAAGAAGGTTCTTTAA
- the GSTF6 gene encoding glutathione S-transferase 6 (glutathione S-transferase 6 (GSTF6); FUNCTIONS IN: glutathione transferase activity, cobalt ion binding; INVOLVED IN: response to oxidative stress, response to water deprivation, toxin catabolic process, response to stress; LOCATED IN: mitochondrion, cytoplasm; EXPRESSED DURING: seed development stages; CONTAINS InterPro DOMAIN/s: Thioredoxin fold (InterPro:IPR012335), Glutathione S-transferase, C-terminal (InterPro:IPR004046), Glutathione S-transferase, C-terminal-like (InterPro:IPR010987), Glutathione S-transferase/chloride channel, C-terminal (InterPro:IPR017933), Glutathione S-transferase, N-terminal (InterPro:IPR004045), Thioredoxin-like fold (InterPro:IPR012336); BEST Arabidopsis thaliana protein match is: glutathione S-transferase 7 (TAIR:AT1G02920.1).): MAGIKVFGHPASTATRRVLIALHEKNVDFEFVHVELKDGEHKKEPFILRNPFGKVPAFEDGDFKIFESRAITQYIAHEFSDKGNNLLSTGKDMAIIAMGIEIESHEFDPVGSKLVWEQVLKPLYGMTTDKTVVEEEEAKLAKVLDVYEHRLGESKYLASDHFTLVDLHTIPVIQYLLGTPTKKLFDERPHVSAWVADITSRPSAQKVL; the protein is encoded by the exons ATGGCAGGAATCAAAGTTTTCGGTCACCCAGCTTCCACAGCCACTAGAAGAGTTCTCATCGCTCTTCACGAGAAGAATGTCGACTTTGAATTCGTTCATGTCGAGCTCAAAGATGGTGAACACAAGAAAGAGCCTTTCATCCTTCGCAAC CCCTTTGGTAAAGTTCCAGCCTTTGAAGATGGAGACTTCAAGATTTTCg AATCAAGAGCAATTACTCAATACATAGCTCATGAATTCTCAGACAAAGGAAACAACCTTCTCTCAACTGGCAAGGACATGGCGATCATAGCCATGGGCATTGAAATTGAGTCGCATGAGTTTGACCCAGTTGGTTCAAAGCTTGTTTGGGAGCAAGTCTTAAAGCCTTTGTATGGTATGACCACAGACAAAAccgttgttgaagaagaagaggctaAGCTAGCCAAAGTCCTCGATGTTTACGAACACAGGCTTGGTGAGTCCAAGTATTTGGCTTCTGACCACTTCACTTTGGTCGATCTTCACACTATCCCTGTGATTCAATACTTACTTGGAACTCCAACTAAGAAACTCTTCGACGAGCGTCCACATGTGAGTGCTTGGGTTGCTGACATCACTTCAAGGCCTTCTGCTCAGAAGGTTCTTTAA
- the GSTF5 gene encoding glutathione S-transferase (class phi) 5, which produces MGSSILLVLFTLMVMLSISYEPLKWMGINASHVPETCYHHCNQTFESSRQCFKWCQELARKDEYKIYGYPYSTNTRRVLAVLHEKGLSYDPITVNLIAGDQKKPSFLAINPFGQVPVFLDGGLKLTESRAISEYIATVHKSRGTQLLNYKSYKTMGTQRMWMAIESFEFDPLTSTLTWEQSIKPMYGLKTDYKVVNETEAKLEKVLDIYEERLKNSSFLASNSFTMADLYHLPNIQYLMDTHTKRMFVNRPSVRRWVAEITARPAWKRACDVKAWYHKKKN; this is translated from the exons ATGGGTTCCTCcatattattggttttgtttactCTCATGGTTATGCTGTCCATTTCTTATGAACCACTCAAAT GGATGGGCATAAACGCGAGCCATGTACCGGAAACTTGCTACCATCATTGTAACCAGACGTTCGAGAGTAGTCGCCAATGCTTTAAATGGTGTCAAGAATTAGCTCGTAAAGATG AGTACAAGATTTATGGGTACCCTTACTCAACCAACACAAGGCGTGTCCTCGCCGTTCTTCATGAGAAAGGTCTCTCTTACGATCCCATCACCGTCAACTTGATAGCCGGTGACCAGAAGAAGCCGAGTTTTCTCGCTATCAAT CCATTTGGTCAAGTCCCAGTTTTCCTAGACGGGGGTCTTAAGTTGACTG AATCTCGAGCTATATCTGAATACATAGCGACTGTCCATAAATCAAGAGGCACACAACTTCTGAATTACAAAAGCTACAAAACAATGGGAACACAAAGAATGTGGATGGCTATCGaatcttttgagtttgatCCACTCACATCAACACTGACCTGGGAACAATCCATCAAGCCTATGTACGGTCTAAAGACGGACTATAAGGTTGTGAATGAAACCGAGGCGAAGCTAGAGAAGGTTCTAGATATATACGAAGAACGACTCAAAAATTCTAGCTTCTTGGCTAGTAACAGCTTCACAATGGCTGATCTTTATCACCTTCCTAATATACAATACCTTATGGACACACATACAAAGAGAATGTTTGTAAACCGGCCAAGCGTGCGCCGGTGGGTGGCTGAGATCACAGCTAGACCGGCTTGGAAGAGGGCATGTGATGTGAAGGCTTGGTaccataagaagaagaattaa
- the GSTF5 gene encoding glutathione S-transferase (class phi) 5, producing the protein MVMLSISYEPLKWMGINASHVPETCYHHCNQTFESSRQCFKWCQELARKDEYKIYGYPYSTNTRRVLAVLHEKGLSYDPITVNLIAGDQKKPSFLAINPFGQVPVFLDGGLKLTESRAISEYIATVHKSRGTQLLNYKSYKTMGTQRMWMAIESFEFDPLTSTLTWEQSIKPMYGLKTDYKVVNETEAKLEKVLDIYEERLKNSSFLASNSFTMADLYHLPNIQYLMDTHTKRMFVNRPSVRRWVAEITARPAWKRACDVKAWYHKKKN; encoded by the exons ATGGTTATGCTGTCCATTTCTTATGAACCACTCAAAT GGATGGGCATAAACGCGAGCCATGTACCGGAAACTTGCTACCATCATTGTAACCAGACGTTCGAGAGTAGTCGCCAATGCTTTAAATGGTGTCAAGAATTAGCTCGTAAAGATG AGTACAAGATTTATGGGTACCCTTACTCAACCAACACAAGGCGTGTCCTCGCCGTTCTTCATGAGAAAGGTCTCTCTTACGATCCCATCACCGTCAACTTGATAGCCGGTGACCAGAAGAAGCCGAGTTTTCTCGCTATCAAT CCATTTGGTCAAGTCCCAGTTTTCCTAGACGGGGGTCTTAAGTTGACTG AATCTCGAGCTATATCTGAATACATAGCGACTGTCCATAAATCAAGAGGCACACAACTTCTGAATTACAAAAGCTACAAAACAATGGGAACACAAAGAATGTGGATGGCTATCGaatcttttgagtttgatCCACTCACATCAACACTGACCTGGGAACAATCCATCAAGCCTATGTACGGTCTAAAGACGGACTATAAGGTTGTGAATGAAACCGAGGCGAAGCTAGAGAAGGTTCTAGATATATACGAAGAACGACTCAAAAATTCTAGCTTCTTGGCTAGTAACAGCTTCACAATGGCTGATCTTTATCACCTTCCTAATATACAATACCTTATGGACACACATACAAAGAGAATGTTTGTAAACCGGCCAAGCGTGCGCCGGTGGGTGGCTGAGATCACAGCTAGACCGGCTTGGAAGAGGGCATGTGATGTGAAGGCTTGGTaccataagaagaagaattaa
- the GSTF5 gene encoding glutathione S-transferase (class phi) 5 (glutathione S-transferase (class phi) 5 (GSTF5); FUNCTIONS IN: glutathione transferase activity; INVOLVED IN: N-terminal protein myristoylation, toxin catabolic process; LOCATED IN: mitochondrion, cytoplasm; EXPRESSED IN: 13 plant structures; EXPRESSED DURING: 9 growth stages; CONTAINS InterPro DOMAIN/s: Thioredoxin fold (InterPro:IPR012335), Glutathione S-transferase, C-terminal (InterPro:IPR004046), Glutathione S-transferase, C-terminal-like (InterPro:IPR010987), Glutathione S-transferase/chloride channel, C-terminal (InterPro:IPR017933), Glutathione S-transferase, N-terminal (InterPro:IPR004045), Thioredoxin-like fold (InterPro:IPR012336); BEST Arabidopsis thaliana protein match is: glutathione S-transferase F4 (TAIR:AT1G02950.3); Has 13934 Blast hits to 13925 proteins in 1335 species: Archae - 2; Bacteria - 8056; Metazoa - 1678; Fungi - 823; Plants - 1107; Viruses - 0; Other Eukaryotes - 2268 (source: NCBI BLink).), whose amino-acid sequence MGINASHVPETCYHHCNQTFESSRQCFKWCQELARKDEYKIYGYPYSTNTRRVLAVLHEKGLSYDPITVNLIAGDQKKPSFLAINPFGQVPVFLDGGLKLTESRAISEYIATVHKSRGTQLLNYKSYKTMGTQRMWMAIESFEFDPLTSTLTWEQSIKPMYGLKTDYKVVNETEAKLEKVLDIYEERLKNSSFLASNSFTMADLYHLPNIQYLMDTHTKRMFVNRPSVRRWVAEITARPAWKRACDVKAWYHKKKN is encoded by the exons ATGGGCATAAACGCGAGCCATGTACCGGAAACTTGCTACCATCATTGTAACCAGACGTTCGAGAGTAGTCGCCAATGCTTTAAATGGTGTCAAGAATTAGCTCGTAAAGATG AGTACAAGATTTATGGGTACCCTTACTCAACCAACACAAGGCGTGTCCTCGCCGTTCTTCATGAGAAAGGTCTCTCTTACGATCCCATCACCGTCAACTTGATAGCCGGTGACCAGAAGAAGCCGAGTTTTCTCGCTATCAAT CCATTTGGTCAAGTCCCAGTTTTCCTAGACGGGGGTCTTAAGTTGACTG AATCTCGAGCTATATCTGAATACATAGCGACTGTCCATAAATCAAGAGGCACACAACTTCTGAATTACAAAAGCTACAAAACAATGGGAACACAAAGAATGTGGATGGCTATCGaatcttttgagtttgatCCACTCACATCAACACTGACCTGGGAACAATCCATCAAGCCTATGTACGGTCTAAAGACGGACTATAAGGTTGTGAATGAAACCGAGGCGAAGCTAGAGAAGGTTCTAGATATATACGAAGAACGACTCAAAAATTCTAGCTTCTTGGCTAGTAACAGCTTCACAATGGCTGATCTTTATCACCTTCCTAATATACAATACCTTATGGACACACATACAAAGAGAATGTTTGTAAACCGGCCAAGCGTGCGCCGGTGGGTGGCTGAGATCACAGCTAGACCGGCTTGGAAGAGGGCATGTGATGTGAAGGCTTGGTaccataagaagaagaattaa